From the Amycolatopsis thermoflava N1165 genome, one window contains:
- the dnaB gene encoding replicative DNA helicase, which translates to MALTDDRGPAYPSDPGPEDPGPRYGEFDRQPPQDIPAEQSVLGGMLLSKDAIADVVEVLSPNDFYLPKHQAVYDCVLDLYARGEPADPITVSAELERRGELARVGGAPYLHTLIATVPTAANAGYYAQIVAEKAVLRRLVEAGTRIVQYGYGAANDGGDIDEVVDRAQAAIYDVTERRTSEDYVALEELLQPTMDEIDAIASRGGVSQGVPTGFADLDEVTNGLHPGQMVIVAARPGVGKSTLGLDFARSCSIKHGMTSVIFSLEMSRIEIVMRMLSAEARIRLADMRSGRMSDDDWTRLARRMSEISEAPLFIDDSPNMTMMEIRAKARRLKQRNDLKLVVLDYMQLMTSGKRVESRQQEVSEFSRQLKLLAKELEVPVIAISQLNRGPEQRTDKRPMLSDLRESGSLEQDADMVILINRPDAWERDDPRAGEADLILAKHRAGPTSTIVVAHQLHYSRFADLAQS; encoded by the coding sequence GTGGCGCTGACTGACGACCGTGGTCCGGCCTATCCGTCCGATCCCGGCCCCGAGGACCCGGGGCCGCGGTACGGCGAGTTCGACCGTCAGCCGCCGCAGGACATCCCGGCCGAGCAGTCCGTGCTCGGCGGCATGCTGCTGTCCAAGGACGCCATCGCCGACGTCGTCGAGGTGCTCTCGCCCAACGACTTCTACCTGCCCAAGCACCAGGCGGTCTACGACTGCGTCCTCGACCTCTACGCGCGCGGCGAGCCTGCCGACCCGATCACCGTGTCCGCCGAACTGGAACGCCGCGGCGAGCTCGCCCGCGTCGGCGGCGCGCCCTACCTGCACACCTTGATCGCGACCGTGCCGACCGCGGCCAACGCCGGCTACTACGCGCAGATCGTCGCGGAGAAGGCCGTGCTGCGGCGCCTGGTCGAGGCGGGCACGCGGATCGTGCAGTACGGCTACGGCGCCGCGAACGACGGCGGCGACATCGACGAGGTCGTGGACCGCGCGCAGGCCGCGATCTACGACGTCACCGAGCGGCGCACCAGCGAGGACTATGTGGCGCTGGAGGAACTGCTCCAGCCGACGATGGACGAGATCGACGCGATCGCCTCCCGCGGCGGGGTGTCGCAGGGCGTGCCGACCGGCTTCGCCGACCTCGACGAGGTGACCAACGGCCTGCACCCCGGCCAGATGGTGATCGTCGCGGCGCGTCCCGGTGTCGGCAAGTCGACCCTGGGCCTGGACTTCGCGCGGTCCTGCTCCATCAAGCACGGCATGACCAGCGTCATCTTCTCCCTGGAGATGAGCCGCATCGAGATCGTCATGCGCATGCTCTCCGCGGAGGCCCGGATCCGGCTCGCCGACATGCGCAGCGGCCGGATGTCCGACGACGACTGGACCCGGCTGGCCCGTCGGATGAGCGAGATCAGCGAGGCGCCGCTGTTCATCGACGACTCGCCGAACATGACCATGATGGAGATCCGCGCCAAGGCGCGGCGGCTCAAGCAGCGCAACGACCTCAAGCTCGTGGTCCTGGACTACATGCAGCTGATGACGTCGGGCAAGCGCGTCGAGTCGCGGCAGCAGGAGGTCTCGGAGTTCTCCCGTCAGCTCAAGCTGCTGGCGAAGGAGCTCGAGGTGCCGGTGATCGCGATCAGCCAGCTGAACCGCGGTCCGGAACAACGCACCGACAAGCGCCCGATGCTGTCCGACCTGCGTGAGTCCGGCTCGCTGGAGCAGGACGCCGACATGGTCATCCTGATCAACCGGCCGGACGCGTGGGAGCGGGACGACCCGCGCGCGGGCGAGGCCGACCTGATCCTGGCGAAGCACCGCGCCGGCCCGACCAGCACCATCGTCGTCGCGCACCAGCTGCACTACAGCCGGTTCGCCGACCTGGCCCAGAGTTGA
- a CDS encoding ESX secretion-associated protein EspG: MPVNRPLTITTPTLLNLLQRRGAEPHNTLSPTPTWYDETAQRIIDQQVNAVLAHHGLMGPRGMDREFAAMIESIARPGVEFYGWFEGSFPDDAPQNFAVLAGSGPGGGFVLARHIKEDVVVMRPQRPDQLLPAFLDQIPRVPPGGSSPIVAPKSEVYGGGRRSSGEDVSIMRGGGRTAAEPGKEIKRILEAPRVAAGSLYAAARTRAGTRKRCDRALNFIDTAEGRWLMEERPGTGESLIVLTPGTPQAIGERLHNAIRSLG, from the coding sequence ATGCCGGTGAACCGGCCGCTGACGATCACCACCCCGACGCTGCTCAACCTGCTGCAGCGCCGGGGTGCGGAACCGCACAACACGCTGTCGCCCACACCGACCTGGTACGACGAGACCGCCCAGCGGATCATCGACCAGCAGGTCAACGCGGTCCTCGCGCACCACGGGCTGATGGGCCCGCGGGGCATGGATCGCGAGTTCGCGGCGATGATCGAGTCGATCGCGCGGCCGGGGGTGGAGTTCTACGGCTGGTTCGAGGGCTCGTTCCCGGACGACGCGCCGCAGAACTTCGCGGTGCTCGCGGGCAGCGGCCCGGGTGGTGGGTTCGTCCTCGCCCGGCACATCAAGGAAGACGTCGTGGTGATGCGGCCGCAGCGTCCGGACCAGCTGCTCCCGGCGTTCCTGGACCAGATCCCCCGGGTGCCGCCGGGTGGCAGCAGCCCGATCGTCGCTCCGAAGAGCGAGGTCTACGGCGGCGGGCGCCGCTCGTCCGGCGAGGACGTGTCGATCATGCGTGGCGGCGGCCGGACGGCAGCCGAGCCAGGCAAGGAGATCAAGCGCATCCTCGAGGCGCCGCGGGTCGCGGCCGGCAGTCTGTACGCCGCTGCCCGCACCCGCGCCGGCACGCGCAAGCGGTGCGACCGCGCGCTGAACTTCATCGACACGGCCGAGGGCCGCTGGCTGATGGAGGAGCGGCCGGGCACCGGCGAGTCGCTGATCGTGCTGACTCCCGGCACCCCGCAAGCGATCGGTGAACGACTACACAACGCGATTCGATCTCTGGGCTGA
- a CDS encoding glycine zipper domain-containing protein produces the protein MVDDYTVGRVATGAAVGAAVGSVVPGVGTAVGAGVGAVVGGLVGLMSTPEAEHHEANIAGRTIDARQIWEQISPGNATSLVTAANAANSLKSVHEERGRLIQQINDLMDNAWKGMASGQAQAGAHPLGIWLQDSATNLGKSHTYLNDQATAFDTVKSKVQEVPAQPPDGNFLDGINPLSDVDDQIEQYNQRGKANVDAFNAYYQASMNNAGGMPQYTAWQGNVFSGGGVPGGVPGGVGGAGNMPSASGMPGDFKPASTGDLPQFNSTNPSATVPKTPTPAGFTPGTGSGGYNPAFDGTTAAGYTPTSTSGFGPGGGAGAGGAGAGGGGVGASGFGAGFGPGAGIGTGATAGTGAGAGGAGAGGAGGRSGRGAGRAGMAGAPGMGGRGGHGNGEEDEEHQNKYMVGDDPNELFGTDELTAPPVIGE, from the coding sequence ATGGTTGACGACTACACGGTCGGGCGCGTCGCGACGGGCGCGGCCGTCGGCGCGGCGGTCGGCTCGGTCGTCCCGGGTGTCGGCACGGCGGTCGGCGCCGGCGTCGGCGCGGTCGTCGGCGGTCTCGTCGGCCTGATGAGCACGCCCGAGGCGGAACACCACGAGGCGAACATCGCCGGCCGCACCATCGACGCGCGGCAGATCTGGGAGCAGATCAGCCCGGGCAACGCGACCTCGCTGGTGACCGCCGCGAACGCGGCGAACAGCCTGAAGAGCGTGCACGAGGAGCGCGGGCGGCTCATCCAGCAGATCAACGACCTGATGGACAACGCCTGGAAGGGCATGGCATCCGGTCAGGCGCAGGCAGGCGCGCACCCGCTGGGCATCTGGTTGCAGGACTCGGCCACGAACCTCGGCAAGAGCCACACCTACCTCAACGACCAGGCCACGGCTTTCGACACCGTGAAGTCCAAGGTCCAGGAGGTGCCTGCGCAGCCGCCGGACGGCAACTTCCTCGACGGCATCAACCCGTTGTCCGACGTCGACGACCAGATCGAGCAGTACAACCAGCGAGGCAAGGCGAACGTCGACGCGTTCAACGCCTACTACCAGGCCAGCATGAACAACGCGGGCGGGATGCCGCAGTACACCGCGTGGCAGGGCAACGTCTTCTCCGGCGGCGGCGTTCCGGGCGGTGTGCCCGGCGGGGTCGGCGGCGCCGGGAACATGCCCAGCGCGTCGGGCATGCCGGGCGACTTCAAGCCGGCGAGCACCGGTGACCTGCCGCAGTTCAACTCCACCAACCCGTCGGCGACCGTCCCGAAGACCCCGACCCCGGCCGGCTTCACGCCGGGCACCGGTTCGGGCGGGTACAACCCGGCCTTCGACGGGACCACGGCGGCGGGCTACACGCCGACCTCCACCAGCGGGTTCGGCCCCGGTGGCGGGGCCGGCGCGGGCGGCGCCGGTGCCGGCGGCGGCGGTGTCGGCGCTTCCGGGTTCGGAGCCGGGTTCGGGCCGGGCGCCGGGATCGGCACGGGCGCGACGGCGGGCACGGGCGCCGGGGCTGGTGGCGCGGGCGCCGGTGGCGCGGGCGGGCGATCCGGCCGTGGCGCGGGCCGCGCGGGCATGGCCGGTGCGCCGGGCATGGGCGGCCGCGGCGGTCACGGCAACGGCGAGGAAGACGAAGAGCACCAGAACAAGTACATGGTGGGTGACGACCCGAACGAGCTGTTCGGGACCGACGAGCTGACGGCTCCGCCCGTCATCGGCGAATGA
- a CDS encoding DUF3558 domain-containing protein, with the protein MPAPLAADALTGNPCAGLSDGQASAIGLATPGEVIPGQTGSRCQWQSAAHDANKIFISPLAVQDNGLTGVYATRGASKYFEPTTVAGYPAVYADNADLRPNGSCALWVGVTDQLAVGVTSSILVGPNATNPCPIVEEVAVAMVQHLKGDA; encoded by the coding sequence GTGCCCGCCCCGCTGGCCGCCGACGCGCTGACCGGCAACCCGTGCGCGGGCCTGTCGGACGGCCAGGCGAGCGCCATCGGCCTCGCCACCCCGGGCGAAGTCATCCCGGGCCAGACCGGTTCGCGGTGCCAGTGGCAGTCGGCCGCGCACGACGCCAACAAGATCTTCATCTCGCCGCTCGCCGTGCAGGACAACGGCCTGACCGGGGTCTACGCCACCAGGGGAGCGTCGAAGTACTTCGAACCGACGACCGTCGCCGGCTACCCGGCCGTGTACGCGGACAACGCCGACCTCCGGCCCAACGGCTCGTGCGCGTTGTGGGTCGGCGTCACCGACCAACTGGCGGTCGGGGTCACGTCGAGCATCCTCGTCGGTCCCAACGCCACGAATCCTTGTCCCATCGTCGAAGAGGTCGCCGTCGCGATGGTTCAGCACCTGAAGGGGGACGCGTGA